Proteins found in one Acidimicrobiales bacterium genomic segment:
- a CDS encoding helix-turn-helix transcriptional regulator has product MPEDAETASHGPRGHPPEADLASPRRHTAALMLVMLEERRDHGYGLAERVKPVVDSFGRVYRSLHWLEEVGFVEGRWDTSSAGPARKVFSVTPAGRSALELVAPALRRRAKGADDDESQFLLRHLRTVLKSRVTFEFTVATQLRVRPATRSRRGASSSVPSVVVT; this is encoded by the coding sequence GTGCCCGAAGACGCCGAGACGGCCAGCCACGGGCCCCGGGGCCACCCGCCCGAAGCCGACCTCGCCTCGCCGCGCCGGCACACGGCCGCCCTCATGCTCGTCATGCTCGAGGAACGCCGCGACCACGGCTACGGCCTGGCCGAGCGGGTGAAGCCGGTGGTCGACAGCTTCGGCCGGGTCTATCGCAGCCTCCACTGGCTGGAGGAGGTGGGCTTCGTCGAGGGGAGGTGGGACACCTCCAGCGCCGGCCCGGCCCGGAAGGTCTTCTCCGTGACGCCGGCGGGCCGCTCGGCCCTCGAGCTGGTGGCCCCGGCCCTGCGTCGCCGGGCCAAGGGCGCCGACGACGACGAGTCCCAGTTCCTCCTCCGCCACCTGCGGACGGTGCTGAAGTCGAGGGTGACCTTCGAGTTCACGGTGGCGACCCAGCTCCGGGTGAGGCCAGCGACGCGCAGTCGGCGCGGCGCAAGCTCGAGCGTGCCTTCGGTCGTGGTCACGTGA
- a CDS encoding cold-shock protein: protein MSIIGTVKFFNAEKGFGFISRDGGDDVFVHYSNIQGGGYKSLEDGQRVEFDVAPGRKGEEAQNVRAI, encoded by the coding sequence TTGTCGATTATCGGAACAGTCAAGTTCTTCAACGCCGAGAAGGGCTTCGGCTTCATTTCCCGCGACGGGGGCGACGACGTCTTCGTCCATTACTCGAACATCCAGGGCGGCGGCTACAAGTCCCTCGAGGACGGCCAGCGCGTCGAGTTCGACGTCGCCCCCGGGCGGAAGGGCGAGGAAGCGCAGAACGTCCGGGCCATCTAG
- a CDS encoding VOC family protein, with product MTDGTIDLERIDAERRRIAEAWMRPAGERPASSARGVHHVALLSGDVERTVRFYSEILGFPLTDIFENRDYKGSNHFFFDIGNGNLLAFFDFPNLDLGPYAEVLGGLHHLAISMEPDQWEAARGRLKEAGVPYQEESGTSVYFRDPDGARVEIIADPLLEMYGKKVG from the coding sequence GTGACCGACGGAACGATCGACCTGGAGAGGATCGATGCCGAGCGCCGGCGCATCGCCGAGGCGTGGATGCGCCCAGCCGGGGAGCGGCCGGCCAGCTCGGCCCGGGGCGTCCACCATGTCGCCCTGCTGTCGGGGGACGTGGAGCGCACCGTGCGCTTCTACTCCGAGATCCTCGGCTTCCCGCTCACCGACATCTTCGAGAACCGCGACTACAAGGGCTCCAACCACTTCTTCTTCGACATCGGCAACGGGAACCTGCTCGCCTTCTTCGACTTCCCGAACCTCGACCTCGGGCCCTATGCCGAGGTGCTGGGCGGCCTCCACCACCTGGCCATCTCGATGGAGCCCGACCAGTGGGAGGCGGCCCGGGGCCGGCTGAAGGAGGCGGGCGTGCCCTACCAGGAGGAGAGCGGCACGTCGGTGTACTTCCGCGACCCCGACGGCGCGCGCGTCGAGATCATCGCCGACCCCCTCCTGGAGATGTACGGCAAGAAGGTGGGGTAG